Proteins encoded together in one Solanum lycopersicum chromosome 7, SLM_r2.1 window:
- the LOC104648326 gene encoding uncharacterized protein produces the protein MVVGETVRGSGVIVETIVKREMGTKREKGSTDVVTALKVDVIELRKDIDQLKSMDFSMLFRMLEIPEMSSTDIPSSYQVPSATTTGDVPKVDDVDIEFEAETYEEHLGV, from the exons ATGGTGGTTGGAGAGACCGTGAGAGGTAGTGGTGTGATCGTTGAAACAATTGTAAAGAGAGAGATGGGGACAAAGAGAG AGAAGGGTTCTACTGATGTTGTGACAGCCTTGAAGGTCGATGTTATTGAGTTGAGGAAGGATATTGACCAGTTGAAATCCATGGATTTTTCGATGCTATTTAGGATGCTGGAGATTCCCGAGATGTCGAGCACTGATATTCCATCCAGTTATCAGGTTCCTTCGGCTACTACGACTGGTGATGTTCCTAAGGTTGATGATGTAGATATTGAGTTCGAGGCGGAGACATACGAGGAGCATTTGGGTGTTTGA